The following coding sequences lie in one Paraburkholderia largidicola genomic window:
- a CDS encoding ornithine cyclodeaminase family protein, whose protein sequence is MHFITDDEVRRLITMRDAIAELRLALIEHGMGRASVQRRVRTNGEHVSISTMGAILPRAGVCGAKVYSTHRGRFDFVIPVFSSADGRLISIVHGDALTEFRTAAVTRIASDALARHDARVLAVFGTGRQARAHIRALVDDSRIERVLIVGIDHVAPTVAEMQALFPDTLIEASHAQAAAQAADVIVTATRSAKPLFDGRWVKPGAFVAAIGSSKPDARELDDTLLARAGTLVVESLEQAHIEAGDLLMAAPGVVDWNRVIELGAVLVAPQIVHPAQGDVTVFKSLGLGIADVALAGLLTARMA, encoded by the coding sequence ATGCATTTCATTACCGACGACGAGGTGCGCCGCCTCATCACCATGCGCGACGCGATTGCGGAACTGCGCCTCGCACTCATCGAACACGGCATGGGCCGCGCGTCGGTTCAACGGCGCGTCAGAACGAATGGCGAACACGTGTCGATCAGTACGATGGGAGCAATCCTGCCTCGCGCGGGCGTCTGCGGGGCAAAAGTGTATTCGACGCATCGAGGCCGGTTCGATTTCGTCATTCCTGTCTTCTCGAGCGCGGATGGGCGGTTGATCTCGATCGTACACGGCGACGCGCTGACCGAATTCCGGACGGCTGCCGTCACGCGTATCGCGAGCGATGCGCTCGCTCGTCACGATGCGCGGGTGCTCGCGGTGTTCGGGACCGGCCGCCAGGCCAGAGCCCACATTCGTGCGCTCGTCGACGATTCCCGTATCGAGCGCGTGCTGATCGTCGGAATCGACCATGTCGCGCCGACAGTCGCGGAAATGCAGGCGCTTTTCCCCGACACGCTGATTGAAGCCAGTCACGCGCAAGCGGCCGCGCAGGCCGCCGACGTGATCGTCACCGCGACGCGAAGCGCGAAACCTCTTTTCGACGGCAGGTGGGTGAAGCCGGGCGCGTTCGTTGCGGCGATCGGTTCGAGCAAGCCCGATGCGCGTGAACTCGACGACACACTGTTGGCCCGCGCCGGCACGCTCGTGGTCGAGTCGCTAGAACAGGCGCATATCGAAGCAGGCGATCTGTTGATGGCCGCGCCAGGTGTGGTCGATTGGAACCGCGTAATCGAGTTGGGCGCCGTGCTCGTCGCGCCTCAGATTGTTCATCCTGCGCAAGGCGATGTAACGGTGTTCAAGTCGCTTGGACTCGGTATTGCAGATGTTGCGTTGGCCGGGTTGTTGACAGCGCGGATGGCTTGA
- a CDS encoding phosphocholine-specific phospholipase C, translated as MKTNHASNGGTGDTARHPFRSPRRKFLCIAAGALAASAVTGLMPQMIRKALATRAHRMTGTIDDVGHIVIFTQENRSFDHYFGTLRGVRGFNDRMAIALPNGDPIWKQPTDTGYILPFHADMTVTRATCARAPSMNYPVNIAMWDHGLCDEWNKVRFAGLGMSYFSRNDLPFYYALADAFTICDQYYASTLTQTNPNRLHLFSGSSGLSAGFLPALDNVEPVAGFTWPTVAEMLETAGVRWRVYQQADNFDDNALALFRSFRSASASSALYRNGMARVDDVARAFAADVATGVLPQVSWIVAPAALSEHANYHPQAGEDLTARLLAALFANPEVWSRTVFLLNYDEQGGFFDHEPPPTPPASDAEGRSTVETTGEIFEGLPLGLGFRVPMTVISPWSKGGYVCSEVFDHTSIIQFIERRFGVHCPNISPWRRAICGDLTSAFDFGIRDATWPLLPATSTYVADANRQCSTLPEPTVPIVQSVPKQERGIRASRALPYEIHVNAHVDAVSGTLWLDMINAGPTGVALSSYDLAIRTNRPRRYALGAGTHLSEHWAHVPPAAPRYHLSIHGPNGFLRLFAGDVASVRDLAHANPEIRATDDRKNNALCLTLINRGNAVCEFSISSNAYRADGPWKFSVRAGHTLDTLWSVSASGNWYDLSVTVDVQPAFLRRLAGRMENGYDLVSDPAAA; from the coding sequence ATGAAAACCAATCACGCATCCAATGGAGGAACCGGCGACACCGCCAGACATCCGTTTCGCTCACCACGTCGAAAGTTCCTATGCATTGCTGCGGGTGCGCTTGCCGCGTCAGCGGTTACTGGCCTGATGCCGCAAATGATTCGTAAGGCCCTTGCAACGCGGGCGCATCGCATGACGGGAACGATCGACGATGTCGGCCATATCGTGATCTTCACGCAGGAAAACCGTTCTTTCGACCATTACTTCGGCACGCTGCGCGGGGTGCGCGGATTCAATGACCGGATGGCGATCGCCCTACCCAATGGCGACCCCATATGGAAGCAGCCTACGGACACTGGTTATATTCTGCCGTTCCACGCGGATATGACTGTCACACGTGCGACATGTGCGCGGGCGCCGTCGATGAACTATCCCGTCAACATAGCGATGTGGGACCACGGCCTGTGTGACGAATGGAACAAAGTGCGTTTCGCGGGACTCGGCATGAGCTACTTCTCGCGAAACGATCTGCCGTTCTATTACGCCCTGGCCGATGCCTTTACCATCTGCGACCAATACTATGCGTCGACGCTGACTCAGACCAACCCAAACAGATTGCATCTGTTCAGCGGCAGCAGCGGTTTGTCGGCGGGTTTTCTTCCCGCGCTCGATAATGTTGAGCCCGTGGCGGGCTTCACCTGGCCAACGGTCGCTGAAATGCTCGAGACTGCCGGCGTGCGCTGGCGCGTGTACCAGCAGGCAGATAACTTCGACGACAACGCGCTTGCACTGTTTCGAAGCTTCCGATCCGCGTCAGCGTCGAGCGCACTCTACCGCAATGGCATGGCGAGAGTCGACGATGTAGCACGGGCATTCGCTGCAGATGTCGCAACGGGTGTGCTCCCACAGGTATCGTGGATCGTCGCGCCAGCAGCGTTGTCGGAGCATGCGAATTATCACCCGCAAGCCGGAGAGGACCTGACCGCGCGTCTGCTTGCAGCACTTTTTGCGAACCCCGAGGTTTGGTCCAGGACCGTCTTCCTGCTGAACTACGATGAACAGGGCGGCTTCTTCGACCACGAGCCTCCACCGACCCCACCCGCGTCCGACGCGGAAGGCCGCTCGACAGTCGAGACGACAGGCGAAATCTTCGAAGGGCTGCCACTCGGCCTGGGTTTTCGCGTGCCAATGACCGTGATCTCGCCATGGTCCAAAGGCGGCTATGTGTGCTCGGAGGTCTTTGATCACACCTCGATCATTCAATTCATCGAGCGACGTTTTGGGGTTCATTGCCCGAACATCAGCCCGTGGCGTCGCGCGATTTGCGGCGACCTCACCTCGGCATTCGACTTCGGCATACGGGACGCAACCTGGCCGTTGCTACCCGCTACGAGCACATATGTCGCCGATGCCAACCGGCAATGCAGTACGCTGCCGGAGCCGACTGTGCCGATTGTGCAATCGGTCCCGAAGCAGGAACGGGGTATTCGTGCGTCACGGGCGCTGCCTTATGAGATTCACGTCAACGCACATGTGGATGCAGTCAGCGGAACGTTGTGGCTCGATATGATCAATGCTGGGCCAACGGGTGTCGCACTCTCAAGCTACGACCTCGCGATCCGCACCAACCGGCCGCGTCGGTATGCGCTCGGGGCGGGTACGCACCTATCCGAACATTGGGCCCATGTCCCGCCAGCCGCGCCCCGATACCATCTCTCGATACACGGACCGAACGGCTTTCTGCGGCTCTTCGCGGGCGATGTGGCCTCTGTACGCGATCTGGCACACGCCAACCCCGAGATCCGGGCTACCGACGACAGGAAGAACAATGCCTTATGTCTGACGCTGATCAATCGCGGGAATGCAGTCTGCGAATTTTCGATCTCGTCGAACGCATATCGTGCGGATGGCCCATGGAAATTTTCTGTCCGTGCCGGCCACACGCTCGATACCCTATGGTCAGTGTCGGCAAGTGGCAACTGGTATGACCTCAGTGTGACAGTTGACGTCCAGCCCGCATTTCTGCGGCGTCTCGCGGGGCGGATGGAAAACGGTTATGACCTCGTCAGTGACCCCGCAGCTGCCTGA
- a CDS encoding ABC transporter substrate-binding protein: MVTFAKRFTLFAAGLAACFAISSGAARAAEPIYKVGATATGVPFTFLDVKSNSIQGMMVDAIDAAGRAAGFKVEVQQNVFSALIPSLTTQKIDIISAAMLKTPARKQIVDFSDTVYSYGEGLVVKADDKGHYTSMDDFKGEVVGAQVGTAFVDALNKKGIFKEVRTYDSVADIMRDVALGRIKAGFADQPIVAYQLQQGANTQVRLVPEYQSAVKGQVCFIVRKGDTATLEQLNSAIRKMKADGTLQQILQKWHMS, translated from the coding sequence ATGGTCACGTTTGCCAAACGCTTCACTCTGTTTGCTGCCGGTCTCGCCGCCTGTTTCGCGATTTCATCGGGTGCCGCGCGCGCCGCGGAGCCCATCTACAAGGTTGGCGCAACGGCCACGGGTGTGCCGTTCACGTTTCTCGACGTGAAGTCGAATTCGATCCAGGGGATGATGGTCGACGCCATCGATGCGGCCGGCCGCGCCGCCGGCTTCAAGGTCGAGGTGCAACAGAACGTGTTCTCGGCGCTGATTCCGTCGTTGACCACGCAGAAGATCGACATCATTTCCGCGGCGATGCTCAAGACGCCGGCGCGCAAGCAGATCGTCGATTTCTCCGATACGGTCTATTCGTACGGCGAAGGTCTCGTCGTGAAGGCCGACGACAAAGGCCATTACACGTCGATGGACGACTTCAAGGGCGAAGTGGTGGGCGCGCAGGTCGGCACCGCGTTCGTCGATGCGCTCAACAAGAAGGGCATCTTCAAGGAAGTCCGCACCTACGACTCCGTCGCGGACATCATGCGCGACGTCGCACTCGGCCGCATCAAGGCAGGCTTCGCGGATCAACCCATCGTCGCGTATCAGTTGCAGCAGGGCGCCAACACGCAGGTGCGGCTCGTGCCCGAGTACCAGTCGGCCGTGAAGGGGCAGGTGTGCTTCATCGTGCGCAAGGGCGACACGGCGACACTGGAACAGCTGAACAGCGCGATCAGGAAGATGAAGGCCGACGGTACGCTGCAGCAAATCCTGCAGAAGTGGCACATGAGCTGA
- the hpnI gene encoding bacteriohopanetetrol glucosamine biosynthesis glycosyltransferase HpnI, which yields MDQLHVVHQCFAFVAVLFALCSGLGIVYTLSASLFMRRFFSRPMTAPVRFPPVTVVKPLRGDEWQLLENLTSFVEQDYPGAVQYIVGVHDRSDAALPVVDILRSRFPEKRINVVVDGRVYGPNRKIANLANMMDHAEHDVLCFADSDVRVGARFLRDIVGALEQPGVGLVTSAYRGLCAPGFWPRVSSAMTNYHFLPGVVTGLSIGLARPCLGQTIAITRTTLMRIGGLPQFAHHLAEDYAIGEAVRRNGLSVVIPPFTVHHACVETTFSQLIAHELRWCRTIRAAARMGHLGAILMHPFPLALLVVLFSFGNPLASGLVVLTLIVRGILVWQTDRATGERCSGFPWLPVWDVLQFGIYVASFFSSRVLWRGQRFDVDGDGLLSSRVQQDPILK from the coding sequence ATGGATCAGCTACATGTTGTCCACCAGTGCTTCGCCTTTGTCGCCGTGCTATTTGCGCTGTGCTCCGGACTGGGCATCGTGTATACCCTGTCGGCCAGTCTTTTTATGCGACGTTTTTTTTCGCGTCCGATGACTGCGCCCGTTCGCTTCCCGCCAGTCACCGTGGTCAAACCGTTGCGTGGCGACGAATGGCAACTACTGGAGAACTTAACGAGCTTTGTGGAGCAGGACTATCCCGGAGCGGTTCAGTATATTGTGGGTGTCCATGATCGAAGCGACGCTGCGCTCCCGGTCGTCGACATACTGCGCTCGCGTTTTCCTGAGAAAAGAATAAACGTGGTGGTAGACGGCAGGGTGTATGGACCCAATCGAAAAATCGCCAATCTTGCCAACATGATGGATCACGCGGAGCACGATGTGCTTTGCTTTGCTGACAGCGACGTACGTGTCGGCGCACGCTTTCTCCGCGATATCGTAGGCGCGCTCGAGCAACCCGGCGTGGGGTTGGTGACCAGTGCCTATCGTGGATTGTGCGCGCCCGGTTTCTGGCCTCGGGTCAGTTCCGCCATGACCAATTATCATTTCCTGCCCGGCGTAGTGACGGGGCTGTCCATTGGACTCGCCCGACCATGCCTTGGCCAGACGATTGCCATCACGCGGACAACACTGATGCGCATAGGCGGTCTCCCGCAGTTCGCGCATCATCTCGCGGAGGACTACGCTATTGGCGAAGCGGTACGGCGCAATGGTTTATCGGTCGTCATTCCGCCGTTCACCGTGCATCACGCTTGCGTCGAAACGACGTTTTCTCAACTGATCGCGCACGAACTGCGGTGGTGCCGCACAATTCGCGCCGCAGCTCGGATGGGGCATCTCGGTGCTATTCTGATGCATCCGTTTCCGCTCGCTTTGCTCGTCGTCCTTTTCTCTTTTGGTAATCCGCTGGCCTCGGGGTTGGTCGTGCTGACACTCATTGTTCGAGGGATATTGGTCTGGCAAACGGACCGCGCGACAGGAGAGCGTTGCAGCGGCTTTCCGTGGTTACCGGTTTGGGACGTCCTTCAATTCGGAATTTACGTGGCGAGCTTTTTCTCGTCGCGCGTTTTATGGCGAGGGCAACGCTTCGACGTTGACGGTGACGGTTTATTGTCATCCCGTGTTCAACAGGACCCGATCCTGAAATGA
- a CDS encoding amino acid ABC transporter ATP-binding protein → MIEINAIHKRFHNQEVLKGVSLSVKRGEVVCLIGPSGSGKSTVLRCINGFETYDAGSITIDGVRVDAQAKHIHELRMRVGMVFQRFNLFAHRTALENVMEGPVYVRRTPVAQAREQARQLLDKVGLSHRMNAYPAELSGGQQQRVAIARALAMEPEALLFDEPTSALDPELVGEVLNVMRSLARDGMTMVVVTHEMAFAREVADRVCFLHGGTICETGPARDVLTDPKHPRTQEFLRRLLSSSDAHATANQN, encoded by the coding sequence ATGATCGAGATCAACGCAATACACAAGCGCTTTCACAATCAGGAAGTGCTCAAGGGCGTGAGCCTGAGCGTAAAACGCGGGGAAGTGGTGTGCCTGATCGGGCCGTCCGGTTCGGGCAAATCGACGGTGCTGCGCTGTATCAACGGTTTCGAAACCTATGATGCAGGCTCCATCACGATCGACGGTGTACGTGTCGATGCTCAGGCAAAGCATATCCACGAGTTGCGCATGCGCGTAGGCATGGTGTTTCAGCGCTTCAATCTGTTTGCGCATCGCACGGCCCTCGAAAACGTGATGGAAGGGCCCGTGTACGTGCGCCGCACGCCTGTGGCCCAGGCTCGCGAACAGGCGCGGCAACTACTCGACAAGGTGGGGCTGTCGCATCGGATGAATGCGTATCCGGCTGAACTGTCGGGCGGACAGCAGCAGCGTGTGGCGATTGCACGTGCGCTTGCGATGGAGCCCGAAGCCTTGCTGTTCGACGAACCGACATCGGCGCTCGACCCGGAACTCGTCGGCGAAGTGCTGAACGTGATGCGCTCGCTCGCACGGGACGGCATGACGATGGTGGTCGTCACGCATGAGATGGCATTCGCGCGCGAAGTGGCCGATCGCGTGTGCTTCCTGCACGGCGGCACGATCTGTGAAACGGGTCCGGCGCGCGACGTGCTGACCGACCCGAAGCATCCGCGCACGCAGGAATTCCTGCGACGTCTGCTTTCATCCAGCGACGCACACGCTACTGCCAACCAGAACTGA
- a CDS encoding GlxA family transcriptional regulator, whose amino-acid sequence MPTAAHPSSASQSVTQAAHELVEQLDALPRTLQTRPSRSEAELSVGILLWPRFPMLSLAGLCDALRHAADRGDQSRQLRCLWTIVGAQGESVEASCGIPVQVQSAFPDLAQFDYLVVIGGLLPDLDHADRRYWDYLKLAAQKGIPLVGMCTGSFVLARAGLMEDHVACVHSFHLEDYRRMFPALRVMTHADYLIDGNRITCAGGISVVELAARLISLHCGPDRASKVIHQMTVSRQGGSSFIERRAALGYLSVGDATVRHAVLLMEENLEAPLNIAVIAKMIGTSVRNLERAFIAEMDTSPNEFYRRMRLRYARWLLVNTARKITDIAYECGFADSAHFIRVFREAYGVTPGKLRASRTVGAA is encoded by the coding sequence ATGCCGACCGCTGCCCATCCTTCGAGCGCTTCCCAATCCGTGACGCAAGCGGCGCATGAACTGGTCGAGCAGCTGGACGCGCTGCCGCGTACGCTTCAGACACGCCCAAGCCGGTCCGAGGCGGAACTGAGCGTCGGTATCCTTCTGTGGCCACGCTTTCCCATGCTGTCGCTCGCCGGGCTATGCGATGCACTGCGGCATGCAGCGGATCGCGGCGACCAGAGCCGCCAGTTGCGTTGCCTGTGGACGATCGTGGGCGCGCAGGGCGAATCGGTCGAGGCGAGTTGCGGCATTCCTGTGCAGGTACAGTCCGCGTTTCCGGATCTCGCGCAATTCGACTATCTGGTCGTCATCGGCGGATTGCTGCCGGACCTCGATCACGCTGACCGTCGTTACTGGGATTATCTGAAACTGGCCGCGCAGAAAGGCATTCCACTCGTCGGAATGTGCACGGGAAGCTTCGTGCTGGCGCGCGCAGGGCTGATGGAAGATCACGTCGCCTGCGTGCACAGCTTCCATCTCGAAGACTATCGACGCATGTTTCCGGCGTTGCGCGTGATGACGCATGCCGATTATCTGATCGACGGCAACCGCATCACGTGCGCGGGCGGCATTTCCGTAGTCGAACTGGCTGCGCGTCTGATCAGCCTGCATTGCGGACCGGATCGCGCATCGAAAGTGATTCATCAGATGACGGTGAGCCGTCAGGGCGGCTCATCGTTTATCGAGCGGCGCGCCGCGCTCGGCTATCTGTCCGTCGGCGATGCAACCGTGCGGCACGCAGTGCTGCTGATGGAAGAGAACCTCGAAGCGCCGCTGAATATCGCCGTCATTGCGAAGATGATCGGGACCAGCGTGCGCAATCTCGAGCGCGCATTCATCGCGGAGATGGACACCTCGCCAAACGAGTTCTATCGACGCATGCGGCTGCGTTACGCACGCTGGCTACTCGTCAACACGGCACGCAAGATCACCGACATCGCCTACGAATGTGGCTTCGCCGACTCTGCGCATTTCATTCGCGTGTTCCGCGAAGCGTACGGTGTGACGCCGGGCAAACTGCGCGCGTCGCGAACCGTCGGCGCTGCCTGA
- a CDS encoding asparaginase, translated as MTAKPNILVIGTGGTIAGQGKAAVNTSAYLCSVLGIDEILDTLPQASALANLRSEQLLQTGSENFNNEHLLAIGKRVAEVLAQQDVDGVVITHGTDTIEETAYFLHLTLKSAKPVVVVGSMRPPSAMSSDASLNLYDAIAVAAHPSSHGIGTLVVANSEIHTARDVVKSNSFKLDAFRSPYGALGWVIEGVPHYYRRPARAHTLDTPWFPERLSRLPKVEIVYGYGSLETVAVEAIAANAHGLIFAGTGNGNIASHLLKPLRDAARHGVNVVRASRTGNGIVLRNGAQPDDEYGWLTVDDQIPQKARLLLMLALTQDADTNALQAVFTRY; from the coding sequence ATGACCGCAAAGCCCAATATCCTGGTGATCGGCACCGGCGGCACGATTGCCGGCCAGGGCAAAGCCGCCGTCAACACGTCTGCGTATCTGTGCTCGGTGCTCGGCATCGACGAGATTCTCGATACCCTTCCTCAGGCCAGCGCGCTGGCCAATCTGCGCTCGGAGCAGTTATTGCAAACCGGCTCCGAGAACTTCAATAACGAGCATCTGCTTGCAATCGGCAAGCGCGTCGCTGAAGTTCTCGCGCAGCAGGACGTCGACGGTGTGGTGATTACGCACGGGACCGACACGATCGAGGAAACGGCGTATTTTCTGCATCTCACGCTCAAGAGTGCAAAGCCGGTCGTCGTGGTTGGATCGATGCGCCCACCCTCGGCGATGAGTTCCGATGCGTCGCTCAATCTTTACGATGCGATCGCGGTCGCAGCCCATCCATCCTCACACGGCATCGGGACGCTGGTTGTCGCGAACAGCGAGATACATACCGCACGCGATGTCGTGAAGAGCAACAGCTTCAAGCTCGATGCGTTTCGCTCGCCTTATGGCGCGCTTGGTTGGGTGATCGAAGGCGTGCCGCATTACTACCGCCGTCCGGCCCGGGCACATACGTTGGACACGCCGTGGTTTCCCGAGAGGCTTTCCCGTTTACCGAAAGTCGAGATTGTCTACGGATATGGCTCGCTGGAGACCGTCGCGGTCGAAGCCATTGCCGCTAACGCTCACGGCCTGATCTTTGCGGGCACCGGTAACGGCAACATCGCGAGCCATCTGCTGAAGCCGCTGCGAGATGCCGCGCGGCACGGCGTGAATGTGGTTCGTGCGTCCCGCACCGGGAATGGCATCGTATTGCGCAACGGTGCGCAACCCGACGATGAATACGGCTGGCTTACCGTCGACGATCAGATTCCGCAGAAGGCCCGCCTTCTTCTCATGTTGGCGCTCACACAAGACGCGGACACGAATGCGTTGCAAGCGGTCTTCACGCGGTACTGA
- a CDS encoding IclR family transcriptional regulator translates to MDLSSSDSIAANGSDLLFNQSLEKGLSVLRAFSAKRRTMTLAEVADATSMSKSSAQRMVYTLEKLGYVRKHPLTRRYQLTPRVMQIGFNYLAADTLIDVANPFLSELTNITGETTNLTEPDDDEMVYVSRFVSTKFVPIHMPIGSRIPMYCTGSGRAYLSALPVDEALVRLEQMNRVAFTANTVTDLTTLGERLAEARQQGYATNREELFIGDMSIAAPVVGSQGRPVAAVHVVAPTSRWTFEDARQKLAPAVIDCARGISNSIRTLE, encoded by the coding sequence ATGGACCTTTCCTCTTCCGACAGCATCGCCGCAAACGGCTCCGACCTGCTCTTCAACCAGTCGCTGGAAAAGGGGTTGAGCGTGCTGCGCGCGTTCAGCGCGAAGCGCCGCACGATGACGCTGGCGGAAGTCGCGGATGCAACGTCGATGTCGAAGAGTTCGGCACAGCGGATGGTCTACACGCTCGAAAAGCTCGGCTATGTCCGCAAGCATCCGTTGACGCGCCGCTATCAGCTCACGCCGCGCGTGATGCAGATCGGCTTCAACTATCTCGCCGCCGACACGTTGATCGACGTGGCCAATCCCTTCCTGTCGGAACTCACGAACATCACGGGCGAAACGACGAACCTGACCGAGCCCGACGACGACGAGATGGTGTATGTCTCACGCTTCGTGTCGACGAAGTTCGTGCCGATCCACATGCCCATCGGCAGCCGCATCCCGATGTATTGCACGGGCAGCGGGCGCGCGTATCTGAGCGCATTGCCCGTGGACGAGGCGCTCGTGCGTCTCGAACAGATGAACCGGGTCGCGTTCACGGCGAACACGGTGACGGATCTGACGACGCTCGGCGAAAGGCTGGCGGAGGCTCGTCAGCAAGGCTATGCGACGAACCGCGAGGAACTGTTCATCGGCGATATGTCGATCGCGGCGCCCGTGGTCGGCAGCCAGGGGCGTCCCGTCGCTGCCGTGCATGTGGTGGCGCCCACCAGCAGATGGACTTTCGAGGACGCGCGTCAGAAGCTTGCCCCTGCCGTTATCGACTGTGCGAGAGGTATCAGCAACTCGATACGGACGCTGGAGTAG
- a CDS encoding NAD(P)/FAD-dependent oxidoreductase, translated as MIEVKEGAALPDSLWAATAQPASDTPPLRESASVDVAIVGAGFTGLSTALHLAERGVKVCVLDAAEPGWGASGRNGGQVIPGLKYDPDELVQRFGETAGKRLVETVGAAADNVFDLIGKYGIACDAVRGGWIQPAPSAAMLETVTRRARQWEARGVKISLLDGAEVSRRLGTKSYIGGWVDHRAGSIQPLSYVRGLVRAAQSLGVAVHGRTSVSRLTRHERGWRIETQGGAIVEAQRVVIATNGYTGALWPGLRQSVIAANSFIVATQPLPPELGDDILRGGEVASDSRRLLLYFRRDAAGRLVMGGRGPFSEPRASGDWAHLERAVELMYPQLKGISYEYRWAGRVAITADFLPHIHEPAPGLSIALGYNGRGIAMATTVGKHLAERLCGESPGSSFPFAVTPVRSIPFHGLQRFYITAGVAWYRLMDAIA; from the coding sequence ATGATCGAAGTGAAAGAAGGGGCCGCGCTGCCGGATTCGTTGTGGGCCGCGACAGCGCAGCCCGCATCCGACACGCCGCCGTTGCGCGAGTCGGCATCCGTCGATGTGGCGATCGTCGGCGCGGGCTTTACCGGTTTGTCCACGGCCTTGCATCTGGCCGAACGGGGCGTGAAAGTGTGCGTGCTCGACGCGGCCGAGCCGGGCTGGGGTGCATCGGGCCGCAACGGCGGGCAGGTGATTCCGGGCCTCAAGTACGATCCCGACGAACTCGTTCAGCGCTTCGGCGAAACGGCGGGCAAGCGGCTCGTCGAAACGGTTGGCGCGGCAGCCGATAACGTCTTTGATCTGATCGGCAAGTATGGCATCGCATGTGATGCGGTGCGCGGCGGGTGGATTCAACCCGCGCCATCGGCGGCGATGCTCGAAACCGTCACCCGCCGCGCACGCCAATGGGAAGCGCGGGGCGTGAAGATCAGTCTGCTCGATGGCGCTGAAGTGTCACGGCGTCTCGGCACGAAGAGTTATATCGGCGGATGGGTCGATCATCGCGCGGGAAGTATCCAGCCGCTCAGCTATGTGCGCGGCCTTGTGCGCGCTGCGCAGTCGCTCGGCGTCGCGGTGCATGGGCGAACGTCTGTCTCCCGCCTGACGCGCCATGAGCGCGGCTGGCGTATCGAGACGCAGGGTGGGGCTATCGTGGAAGCACAGCGGGTCGTGATCGCTACCAACGGTTATACGGGCGCGCTGTGGCCGGGCTTGCGGCAATCGGTGATCGCGGCGAACAGCTTTATCGTGGCGACGCAGCCCTTGCCACCGGAACTGGGCGACGACATTCTGCGCGGCGGCGAGGTGGCGTCGGATTCGCGTCGTCTGTTGCTGTACTTCCGGCGCGATGCGGCGGGGCGTCTGGTGATGGGCGGGCGGGGACCGTTCTCCGAGCCGCGTGCCAGCGGCGACTGGGCGCATCTGGAACGGGCTGTCGAGTTGATGTACCCGCAACTGAAGGGGATCAGCTATGAATATCGATGGGCGGGGCGTGTCGCTATCACCGCGGATTTCCTGCCGCACATTCATGAACCGGCACCTGGTTTGAGCATCGCGCTGGGCTATAACGGACGTGGCATCGCAATGGCCACGACGGTCGGCAAACACCTGGCCGAACGCCTCTGTGGGGAATCGCCTGGATCATCGTTCCCGTTTGCAGTCACGCCCGTCAGATCGATCCCATTTCATGGCCTGCAGCGCTTTTACATCACGGCAGGTGTGGCGTGGTATCGCTTGATGGATGCCATTGCGTGA
- a CDS encoding amino acid ABC transporter permease, with protein sequence MFLQNAIDFLPILLKGAVITIEITACAFVLSSVLGLVLALLKVSRNRAASTFGSTVINLIRGLPIIVQLFYIYFVLPDMGVQLSAFQAGVIGLGIAYSAYQAENFRAGIEAIDHGQIEAAHAIGMRGPLIMRRVVLPQAFRIALPPYGNTLVMLLKDSSVASTITVAEITRAGQLIASSTFQNMTVYTLVALLYLVLSLPLMFGVNQLGRRLAVRKSR encoded by the coding sequence ATGTTTTTGCAGAACGCAATCGACTTTCTGCCGATCCTGCTAAAGGGCGCAGTCATCACCATCGAGATCACAGCCTGCGCGTTCGTGCTCAGCTCGGTCCTCGGTCTGGTGCTCGCGTTGCTGAAAGTGTCGCGCAATCGCGCGGCATCGACGTTCGGCAGCACCGTGATCAATCTGATCCGCGGGCTGCCCATCATCGTGCAGCTGTTTTACATCTACTTCGTGCTGCCCGACATGGGCGTGCAACTGTCTGCATTTCAGGCGGGCGTGATCGGTCTGGGCATCGCGTATTCGGCGTATCAGGCGGAGAACTTTCGCGCGGGCATCGAGGCGATCGATCATGGACAGATCGAAGCTGCGCACGCGATCGGCATGCGCGGCCCACTGATCATGCGGCGCGTGGTGCTGCCGCAAGCGTTCAGGATCGCGCTGCCGCCTTATGGCAACACGCTCGTGATGTTGCTGAAGGATTCATCGGTTGCCTCGACCATCACGGTTGCCGAAATCACGCGGGCCGGGCAGCTGATTGCGTCGTCGACATTCCAGAACATGACGGTGTACACGCTCGTCGCGCTGCTCTACCTGGTGCTGAGCCTGCCGTTGATGTTCGGCGTCAACCAGCTTGGCAGGCGACTCGCCGTGAGGAAAAGCCGATGA